A window of Hordeum vulgare subsp. vulgare chromosome 5H, MorexV3_pseudomolecules_assembly, whole genome shotgun sequence genomic DNA:
GTTCTAGGTTACACAATGTTGGTTACTCACCAAGGAGGGAACATGCCGATCACCACGTGACCATGGAGTATATGCCAATTctttggaagagtccatcttgaatacACCCTCACTTTACTTCCCCggaacctaataatgatgatagAACGACCCAGGAGTCCCGCCTATTGAAAAAGGTAAgcggcccaaggaccccttagtcctggactccctcaacgacttcttccccgatgtcATCAACCTGTTCGACGACATGGGCGACGTCAACACCAACGCTAGCGCTAATGCTACTGTCACTGCTTCATACGTGTTCGTGACTTTTCTGTACGAGGTCCTGCTAGAGTTTCTTGGTCTAGTTTCTGCTCTAGATATGTTTTTGTATAGTTCACATGTTCACATAATATTTGCCTACTATCCTTTAGTTTTCTGATAAGCCTTGTTCCTGTTATTGTGGTATACTCTCCTCTCTTTGCATGACTTGTGTCATTTCTGTTACTATGATCTTTTTCTACCTAATGTTTATTTCTCTTAAACCATTTGGTAAATTGCTTATTTATCCAACAATACATACGGAAACCACACACACCGACCCCAAGATCATGCACCAGTCGAGCCGCCAGCTTCGTCATCTGAGCTACCACAGCCGACACCTACCAACTATATCTAGAGCCGCTACTCTGACCTTCATACCGACCCCAAGGCTACGCACTAGACGAGCCTCCAGCTTTGTCACCCCAGCAACCAGAGCTGACACCGAGCAATCATATCCGGATCTGCTCCTCTGACCTTCACGCAACCCCGAGGCCATGCACCAGGAATCTAGAACAAGGGTTCCGCTGGAGTGCGAGAAAAGAGGTCAGAGGTCCTCGAACAATGACGCCTCCAAGAAGGTGTGTGTCACCCACAGACTTCGCAACCATCGGCCCCGGCCAAGGACAGGGCAAGGCATTCACCTTGAGAAACCAACAGAAGTCCCCCTCGAAACGACATACGAGATCCACCACTCGCCTGAACCACCATCCGCCTCAAAGACCGAAGCAACCGATGAGAGCAGCCCTCCGCCGCCACCTGCACCGTGTAGAGCCACCGACAAGGCTACTGCAACTCCACCGCAGGAGTCAAAACTGGCCACGTCTAGATATATCTGACGCCTTGCGCAACAGCAATAGCCAACCCATGCATCGGCCAGCACCAAGCATCCCAGTTGCAACCGAGGGTCAATGTACTGGCGTAGAGCACCGAAGCCCCCGAGCTCCATCCATGTCGCTTCCCACACAAACACCATAGCCAATTTTGCCGAAGAAGAGGCCCAGGGCCACTGCCCTAGCGTTCGAGTACCATTCACCATCACGTCATCAGATCCGCCACGCTGAAGCGCCAGGACATCCCTGCACGCACACCGCCGCGTCAGTCCTTGCTCGCGAGATCCCCACGGTAGGCCTCAAGAGCACCTGTGCCGCAGCTCCATCGCAACCGATTTTTTCTTCTTCGTTAATAATATCACAGGTGTCATTTATTTGCTAAACTTCACATGTGAATAGAACAACCGATCTAGTTTGGTAACCTtgaattttagaattttttgatttatttccctttttattttatttcactGTCTCGTGTGGGTGCGTGGAACCATATTCATCATTGCATTTTCGAGATACAACCATCTAAACAACTTAGATGACATGACTCTCTGCTAGTGCCTCCAGTTACTGAAAATGCCTTTTGGAGCTCGGCTTCCATGAAGGCCggtttttggaaaaaaaatcatcaaaattcatatttttacaatttaaaaaatctgaaaaatacgGATATACATGAGGCATAACACACATGCGTGTAATTTTTTAGGACAAAATACATTCAAACAAGTTCTGTacaaaaaaagacaaatttatggttTTTTAACACATTATACTATTCATcccaaaagttcatgaatttgttCTTTTTGCACAGATTGCATCTTAAGGTATTTCATCCTGAATTTATGCACACATATACATTTCATCCTTGTGTACTagcatatttttcatatttttaaaaCCGAACAGTTTGAATTCtgcatttttcaaaaataaagtgCTCCATGGAGGCCGAGCCCCAAAACGCCCTACTCCTCCAGTTACTAGATATATAAGATAGCAATGGAGTATCGTTTTGGGTGGCCTGTAGAAAGGGAACATTGTACTATGCAAGATATACATACATGTCTTAGAATTTTCAAACCACACATAACTTCTTGAATATTGTTTTATAATTAATGAGCACATTTGTGTCACAATACTGAAAGTGACAGTTGCAATATCACGCGAATTTCGCATTCAGTGTTCCTGTGTGTCTCCAGTATTATACGTGTACCATTTAGGGGCCTCTCCTGTTCTATCTATAAAGCCAACTAGTTCACAAGACATGCATGCATTATCATAGAGAAGTGATCAGCTGAGCTCCATCGTTCTCCAGCAATGGCAGCCTCCGTGGAGATTCGCCGCTGCCCAAACTCGCAGCCTGCGATGAACGACAACCAGGGCAGCCACCGGTTTTACCACCCCACCGTCTGGGGGGACTTTTTCCTTGGTTTCAGGCCATTCACTCCGACGCAGGTGAACTAAATTTTATTAGCACACACCAGTATTGTACTTTCCTGTTGTTGGCTGGCATCAAATGAACTAGCACTACTTTCATTGCACAACTCTAAATAGATGTATGATATGCATAAGTTAAACAAGTTAAGTTTTAACGTACAATATAACACACATCATGTAGTATATATCCTTTTGTTTGAAACATATTTTCATGCAAAATGGACCGTCCAAGCATAACCTCAGACACTGTGCAGGTCTAAATGTCCAAGACAACATGCATTGGGAAACCAAGTAAGTACTAATGTTACATGCTCTTGCAGTGTCTTTTAATGAAAAACAAAGCTGAAGTAATGAAACAAGAACTGAGGGCAAGGATAGTAGATTCGCGTTCTGTTGATCTGCCTCAGAAGCTTGAGCTTGTCGATACTTTACAGCAGCTTGGTTTGGATTACCACTATGGGAAGGAGATCAATGATTTGCTGTGTGGGATTCACGATGCCGGTGATGAAGCCAACGATCTTCACACGGTGGCCCTTCAGTTTTATTTGCTCAGAAAACAGGGATTCAATGTTTCACCAGGTATAACAAACATAATTAAAATCTCAAAGAGGTGGATAGGTGTGATATTCTATTTTTTTTCCTAATAGAACGATGTACTATACATGACTATGCCGCAGATGTATTCCTAAAGTTCATAGATGCAGAAGGAAATATTACCAGCAACGACACAAGAAGCCTTTTGGCCATGTACAACGCTGCCCATATTCGAACCCATGGTGAAGAAACACTTAACAGCGCGATGGCTTACACAAAAGACCATCTCCAGCGTGCGGTGGAGCAACAAACAATTCCACCATCAATATTGCTCGATCAGGTGCGGCGCACGCTGGAAACACCTCTTTTCAGGAGGCCTCAAAGAGTTGAAGCGCGACACTTCATCTCAGTTTATGAGAGAATGAGTACAAGGaatgaggccattttggagcttgcAAAGCTGGATTTCAGTATTCTGCAAGCTCTGTACTGTGAGGAGCTGAGGGCTCTTACTTTGTAAGTGACTATGATGAAATCCGCTAGTATGTCGGTAAAGTTTCACCTACTTTCCCTTGGTACAATTTATAGTTCGTCACTAATCTCTAAGTGCAGACACAACGCGATGCCCCTTTAACTCCTGAAATGGGTTTCATATATACCATCCCTCGTACCATTACAATCTGAGCTCGTGGTTTATTTGCAGGTGGTGGAAAGAACTGCAACTCAAAGACTATTTGAGCTTCGCACGAGACAGGATGGTGGAGATGCACTTTTGGATGCTAGGAGTTTTATTTGAGCCACAGTATTCATACGGACGAATCGTGCTAACTAAGTTCTTTACATTTATGTCGATATTTGATGACATTTACGACAGTTACAGCACCTTAGAAGAAAGCAAGCTCCTCACCATGGCAATGGAAAGGTCTCTATATAGATGTATGGCATAGGGTGGTTTTAATAACCAATTAATGTGTTGCTTGATACTAATTCTGGAACATTTATCCATTCTTGTTAGGTGGGATGAACAAGCCGCTGAACAGCTCCCAGGTTACATGAAGTTcttctacaacaaagtactcgctACCATGAAGGTTATTGAAAAAGACTTGGACAGTCAAGGAAACAAGCACGCAAACTATGTAAAAAAGCTAGTAAGTCGATGTCTCATGAACATGTTTAATtaaacaaaaatatattgttAAATACTcgcataagatcattatgtatggAATGCAACTAGCACTATGGTACGGATCCCCTGAATCGCATTTAGCAATTGTTGCAGGGCCATTTGCATGGGTGTACaaatagataaaagtgatgaaatCATCATGGCTCTGCATAAATTTGAAGTTTAAAATATTTTAACTCATAAACAGTGTAGTCGATGTATGGTGCGTGGGTGTAGTCGGTGCATGGTTCATCTTAACTGTTGACTTCGTTTCAAAAAACCTACAGAACTACAATATTTGTTGGTAAAAGTTACCACCTATACTATGAAGCCTATGTTTTCTTTTTGTTCGCTCATAAAACAAATCTGCTACATGAAAGAAATATGTTTACGGATATCGACAATTAACTTTCCCATGAAAAATAAATATATCATTGTAATTATGCAGCTAGTTGATGCTACGAAATGCTACTACAACGAGGCAAAATGCCGTGAGGAAAGCGAAACTTCAGTTACTGTTGAGGATCACCTGCGATTCTCGGTGCCTAGCTCTGGTTGCATGCATATTGTATGCCTTGCCTTCATTGTCATAGGGGCAAGCATTGACGCCATCGAATGGGCCATGTCCTATCCCAAAATAATGCGAGCTTCTTGCGTCATCGGTCGTGTCATCAACGATGTGGCTTCACACGAGGTTACATACTTACAACTGAAAATATATGTCATGTTCGATTTTCTTTGCAGTTTTTGGTTCATGGATAAGTTTGGGATCCATTTAGTTTGTAGCTTGTCTCTTATATTTGGTGATGAATATTATGCAAAAACATAATAAATCCTCGTTATGTGCAACAGGATATCTATGCCAATTAAAAGACAGTTAAGTACATTGATGTAATCCCACCATTCTGAAATAGTATCTAAGACTCTAAACACCTATATGCATATACTGTTGTAAATTATAAACTTACAGAACTTAAATTATTAAATCTAGTGATATTATTGTAGTTGAAAAAGCTCGGATAATTTCGTATATACAGACAGTTCCCTTATAGATATTTGGAACACTATATTCTAGAACACCATCTATTTTGGAGCCGGGATAATAGTTAACTGGTCATACAAACTACTTGCCATAAAATATTGGTTAACTAATAGAAAAGTTATTTAACTAGGGAAGGATAACTGGTCTCTGCATCAATGGATGCATTGATATATGTAGCTATATTAAAAGAAGGTATTATCACTTTGTCAATATGACAAATTATCCTCTCTCGTAAATCAGCGAGAACAAGAACAGAGCTCTGGTGAGAGGCCTGTGATATCAACGGTAGAAGCGTGCATGGAGGAGAACAACTACACTGCAAAGGAAGATGCATACAGAAAGCTCAGGGAGCTCATAGAGGAGTCATGGATGGACATCATTGAGGAGATGCTGAAGTCAGCCACCACACGGCCGGCAGCGCCGCTCCTAGAGGCCGTGGTGAATTCAACACGGATGTTAGACTTCTTGTACAAGGATCAAGACGCGTACACCGATCCACGAGCACTCAAAGTGGTGGTAgattctatatatgtaaatcctaTATAGAGAAAAGTAATTCAATTTGTCTAAGCACATAATCATGCTATGAGAAACCATATAACTCACCACTCATGTATCATGCAATGTATCCGTGATAAAACTGTGAGAAAAAAAATGTACTAGGGCTACCCCTTTAGTGAAGGAATTATTGTACTCCAATGGTGTCTTACACAAGTTTTCACGTCCAAACAATCAGATTCATTTATGCTTTAGCAGTCAATATATACCAAGTGCTAAGGACCACCAGTACAATGCTGGTGGAGTGTCGCAGTCGGTGTTAAAGAAAATATGCATCTGCTGCTCACAACGATTTTAGCAAATGCATTTTAGGCATACTATTTCCTTTTTTAGGCAATCAATTCTGCCCAAAGTGAATACAGCGCTTGGTGTGGACTTCCATATCATTGTCGATACAGAACCATCCATGTGAGGTCACATGAGGCCTTGTTCGGTTGCAACGAACTTGAAAGGGATTGGAGTGGATTGGGGAGGATTAAATTCCCTGTAAATCAAAATCAACCTtaatcccctccaatcctctccaatccccttgtggtggggattaaccgaacaagccctgaAGAATCCTTTGTGCCCCCCACTATGAAACTCATAGGTGCAGCTCCGCTACTAACTTCATGAAAAATATGTTTTGTGCGGCCAAAAGTTTCAGAAAACGAAACCATTATCTGTTGGCCAAACAAGTTGATTAATGGATAGAGATGTTTCTTAGCTAGGACAGACACTGTCACAGCTGTTACAATGGATTTATTGGCGACGAcaaaatattattattattgcctGCAGCGCTTCAGCAAACTAACTATCGGTGCTTGTAGCTCGTGCTAAAATGCTATCAAGTGTGATCCCGTAGGAAGATTTCTTTCGCATCGATACCAATCAAAAGGTTAGTCTAATGAGTTGTTGGGTAATCTATTAGGGCAcgcgtgtgtgtgtgggaagTTTGGCCATAGCAGAAGTATTATagctagtatcatattcttcggaCTAGCGAACATGTTGATGTGACaaataattaaagaagagagagagggttagaatAATATAAGTAGATACCGTATCAATATTAAATGTCATAGTACtatgtatcatgcatgtcaataaataagacTATCTataatactagtttatgatactatgcattatgaagatagtatcatatgcatgatactattatatgatactccccactatgagtaACCTAACCCAGCTAGTCCTCTAGCAGGTTCCTATAGGTAGGCAGCTAAGTGATGGTGTCGGAACGGGCGGTGAGTGCATCTAAGTATTCAATGCTCAGATATTCTGATAGGTGGCCCTTCATGCTCGCCTGACGACGTCGTCCTTCATGCGAGTCCATCAAAGTTGATGTCGTTTTCAAGGagtacactagtggggacggggcctttagccccggcccgtaaggggctttagtcccggttcaacaaccgggaataaaggggcgggactaaaggcctaacctttagtcccggctctgttacaagccggggctaaagatgctccacgtgggcgcctcgtagcaccccaggggcaggccctttagtcccggttcgttacacggaccgggactaaagagtttcagattttgcttatttttgagtTCTTTTttagaatgaaattatttttgggttttagggttttagggtttaggtgttcgggagattaacgtgatggctcgtttggtgttcgggaattagttttcatataatttaaatagaaataattatgcatatatatataagattaacttatcttacaagcgagcatatatatacaattatatgtagatctgaattatcgggactagagcccgtctattcgattacatggacgaacatcagtaatggcccctagctacactaaatcgtcctttgtcatctatagcttccgtcctcagaaatcccgcaagctcctctgcaacagcaatcgcgcgttgctctggtaggaccttcgtcctcatggcc
This region includes:
- the LOC123399579 gene encoding (E)-beta-caryophyllene synthase-like translates to MAASVEIRRCPNSQPAMNDNQGSHRFYHPTVWGDFFLGFRPFTPTQCLLMKNKAEVMKQELRARIVDSRSVDLPQKLELVDTLQQLGLDYHYGKEINDLLCGIHDAGDEANDLHTVALQFYLLRKQGFNVSPDVFLKFIDAEGNITSNDTRSLLAMYNAAHIRTHGEETLNSAMAYTKDHLQRAVEQQTIPPSILLDQVRRTLETPLFRRPQRVEARHFISVYERMSTRNEAILELAKLDFSILQALYCEELRALTLWWKELQLKDYLSFARDRMVEMHFWMLGVLFEPQYSYGRIVLTKFFTFMSIFDDIYDSYSTLEESKLLTMAMERWDEQAAEQLPGYMKFFYNKVLATMKVIEKDLDSQGNKHANYVKKLLVDATKCYYNEAKCREESETSVTVEDHLRFSVPSSGCMHIVCLAFIVIGASIDAIEWAMSYPKIMRASCVIGRVINDVASHEREQEQSSGERPVISTVEACMEENNYTAKEDAYRKLRELIEESWMDIIEEMLKSATTRPAAPLLEAVVNSTRMLDFLYKDQDAYTDPRALKVVVDSIYVNPI